The region GTTCTCCCATGGCCATGATCGCCGAGCGGGCCGGGGTGGCGGCCGGGACGATCTACTGCTACTTCGAAAGCAAGGACATCCTCATCAGGGAGCTCTACCGGGAGATAGAGGGGAAAATGCTGGAGGCGCTCCGGGTCGGGTACCAGACGGAACGGCCCATCAGGGAACGTTTTCTGCACCTCGGCATCAACCTCCTCAAGTACTTCGTCGCCCACCCCATCGAATCCAAATACATGGAACAGTTTCACAACTCCCCCTACGGTGCGGACCTGCGCCGGGGCAGGTTTGCCAAGGAATGCCAGGACGACGACCTCCTGTACCTGGAGTTGTTCGAGCAGGGGGTAGCCCAGCAGGTCATGAAGGACCTGCCCCATATCGTACTCTTTGCCCTGGCCTTCGGCCCCATGATCACCCTGACCCGGGACCATATCCTCGGGTTCATCGTACTGGACGACGCCTTGATCGAGAAAACCATCGCAGCGTGTTGGGACGGCATCAAGCGTTAGAGGCCCGTGCGCTTCGCCGCGGGCAGCGATCCCGGGAGGCGCGCAACCTGCCTCGGGAAAACGCAGCGACGGCAGCCCCACAAGAACCGGAACGGCGACCTATGCGCCAACCGTGAAACCCGAAGCCGTCCCTGCACACACTATCGCATGAGGATCAGACATGACAGCACCTGCCCCTATCACCATCCACCGTCACAATTACCGCCCACCCGACTATACCGTTGAAAGCATCGACCTCCGCTTCGAACTTGGGGAGGAAACGACCGTCGTCCGCTCCCGCCTTGCCCTGCGGGCGGCGTACGACCGCTCCGGGGGAGAACGGCCGCTGGTCCTGGACGGCCACCGCTTCGAATTGCGCAGCCTGCACCTCGACGGGACGCCCCTTGCCCCGGGGGCCTTCCAGGTTACGGAAGAGACGCTCGTCGTGCCGTCGGTTCCCGCAGCCTTCACCCTGGAGGTGGAAACCGAACTGCGCCCCCAGGATAACACCTTCCTCGAAGGGCTCTACCGCTCCAACGGAATGTTCTGCACCCAGTGCGAGGCCCAGGGCTTCCGGGCCATCACCTATTACCCGGACCGCCCCGATGTGCTCTCCGTCTTCACCGTGACCATCATCGCCGATCGTGAGCGCTGCCCGGTGCTTC is a window of Geobacter sp. FeAm09 DNA encoding:
- a CDS encoding TetR/AcrR family transcriptional regulator; this translates as MAKLDKRSEIVRAAVQIIAEQGFHGSPMAMIAERAGVAAGTIYCYFESKDILIRELYREIEGKMLEALRVGYQTERPIRERFLHLGINLLKYFVAHPIESKYMEQFHNSPYGADLRRGRFAKECQDDDLLYLELFEQGVAQQVMKDLPHIVLFALAFGPMITLTRDHILGFIVLDDALIEKTIAACWDGIKR